Proteins from a single region of Anthonomus grandis grandis chromosome 10, icAntGran1.3, whole genome shotgun sequence:
- the LOC126741520 gene encoding U3 small nucleolar ribonucleoprotein protein IMP3 has product MVRKLKYHEQKLLKKVDFISWEVDNNLHEVKVLKKYHIQKREDYTKYNKLSRQIRELARKIKEMDQKDPFRTETSAQLLEKLYVMGLIPTRWDLSLAEKVTASCFCRRRLPVVLVRNKMSENIKGAIKLIEQGHIRVGPELVKDPAFLVTRTLEDFVTWVDSSKIKKHVLEYNGMRDDFLL; this is encoded by the exons atggtacGAAAACTAAAATATCATGAACAAAAACTATTGAAGAAGGTCGATTTTATCTCCTGGGAGGTCGACAACAATTTACACGAAGTGAAGGTGCTGAAAAAGTACCACATTCAAAAGCGAGAAGATTATACCAA ATACAATAAACTAAGTAGGCAAATAAGGGAACTGGCcagaaaaatcaaagaaatgGACCAAAAGGATCCTTTCCGGACAGAGACCAGCGCTCAGCTACTAGAGAAATT GTACGTTATGGGGTTGATACCTACCAGATGGGATCTTAGTCTAGCAGAAAAAGTCACTGCATCATGCTTTTGCCGGAGAAGGCTACCAGTTGTTTTAGTAAGAa ATAAAATGTCAGAAAATATAAAGGGAGCAATAAAACTAATAGAACAGGGCCACATAAGGGTGGGCCCTGAGTTAGTAAAGGATCCGGCCTTTTTAGTTACACGAACCCTAGAAGATTTCGTTACTTGGGTGGATAGTTCGAAGATTAAGAAGCATGTGTTGGAATATAACGGAATG AGAGACGACTTCCTGCTTTGA
- the LOC126741518 gene encoding trypsin-6-like codes for MRLFYGIFVLVFCIGQCYSHDPLSLIDGVNATEGEFPYMVSLRLGRIIGEHACGGSIIGPTWVLSAAHCMSLYAVRFGTIKLNNYKTDPEYTMKIKNYYPHPDFDLIRVNRTWGYPINDIALYELEEPLPYGPNVQPIKLAAKDQTIPYKKMGIFAGWGYTSNWGDSSDILQKINITLYEPDYCIHNSMDIYQNDGTDICAGSDKKGRGVCYTDSGGPFVVDGIQYGVLSWMTVPCGSHVVGFSNIVHFRDWIFSISGI; via the exons atgaggtTATTTTACGGCATTTTTGTATTAGTTTTTTGCATTGGACAGTGCTATAGTCACG atcCGCTTTCTTTGATTGATGGCGTCAATGCCACCGAGGGAGAATTCCCTTATATG GTATCTCTACGTTTGGGTAGGATTATAGGAGAACATGCCTGCGGAGGTTCCATTATAGGGCCAACGTGGGTTTTGAGTGCGGCCCATTGCATGAG tttATATGCCGTCAGGTTCGGTACGATCAAATTGAACAATTATAAAACCGATCCTGAATAcacaatgaaaataaaaaactattatccGCATCCCGATTTTGACTTGATCAGAGTTAATAGAACTTGGGGGTACCCCATAAACGATATCGCCCTATATGAG CTGGAAGAGCCTTTACCGTACGGTCCCAATGTACAACCAATTAAGCTAGCAGCCAAAGATCAAACTATTCCATATAAAAAGATGG GAATTTTTGCTGGTTGGGGATACACCTCGAATTGGGGGGATTCTTCAGATATCttgcaaaaaatcaatataaccCTCTACGAACCTGATTACTGCATTCATAATTCTATGGATATCTATCAGAACGACGGTACCGACATCTGTGCAGGTTCCGATAAAAAAGGACGGGGCGTTTGCTAT ACAGATTCGGGTGGTCCATTTGTCGTGGATGGCATTCAATATGGAGTTCTATCCTGGATGACGGTCCCTTGTGGCAGCCACGTAGTCGGTTTCAGCAACATCGTGCACTTTAGAGATTGGATTTTTAgcatttcaggcatttaa
- the LOC126741519 gene encoding chymotrypsin-2-like yields MNAFYGFFLLIFCIGQCHSHGPLSLFDGVNATEGEFPYMVSIRLGTIGEHDCGGSIIGPTWILTAAHCMRLEAVRFGTIKLNNYRTDPEYTVKIKNYYPHPDFEMIRVNRSWGYPINDIALYEVEEPIPYGPNVQPIKLAAKNQSIPYNKMGIFTGWGFTTNTGDCPDNLQKINITLYEPDYCIHNSMDLYQNDGTDICAGSDKKGRGVCYKDSGGPFVVDGIQYGVLSWMTIPCGSHVVGFSNIAHFRDWIFSISGI; encoded by the exons atgaACGCATTTTAcggcttttttcttttaattttttgcattggGCAGTGCCATAGTCACG GGCCACTTTCTTTGTTCGATGGCGTCAATGCCACTGAGGGAGAATTCCCTTATATG GTGTCTATACGTTTGGGTACTATAGGAGAACATGACTGCGGAGGTTCCATTATTGGTCCAACATGGATTTTGACTGCGGCCCATTGTATGCG TTTAGAGGCCGTCAGGTTTGGTACGATCAAACTGAACAATTATAGAACTGATCCCGAATACAcggtgaaaataaaaaactattatccGCATCCCGATTTTGAGATGATCAGAGTTAATAGGTCTTGGGGTTATCCTATAAACGATATCGCTTTATATGAG GTGGAAGAGCCTATACCATATGGTCCCAATGTTCAACCTATTAAGCTGGCAGCCAAAAACCAATCTATTCCATATAATAAGATGG GAATATTCACTGGTTGGGGATTCACCACGAATACCGGGGACTGTCCGGATAACttgcaaaaaatcaatataaccCTCTACGAACCTGATTACTGCATTCATAATTCTATGGATCTATACCAGAACGACGGTACTGACATCTGTGCAGGTTCCGATAAAAAAGGACGGGGCGTTTGCTAC AAAGATTCGGGTGGCCCGTTTGTCGTGGATGGCATTCAATATGGAGTCCTATCCTGGATGACGATTCCTTGTGGCAGCCACGTAGTCGGTTTCAGCAACATCGCACACTTTAGAGATTGGATTTTTAgcatttcaggcatttaa